The Accipiter gentilis chromosome Z, bAccGen1.1, whole genome shotgun sequence DNA window TGGAAGATGTGACAGATGCTTGTCAGGTCAAAcccttacaactttttttttaatttgacaaatTCAAGTATGTGTCTTGATTCTGCATTCTGGTCTTGTCAAGTCTGTTGAAATAGCCTGAGAATCAGCACAAAAATAACATGACTAATTCCTTAGTCACCTCCCACCCCCATTTCAGACTTGAGCAACAATAACTTCCTTATgcaaagaaggaagaacagagtttttaaaagaaagtgcaAGTTCTTGTAGGTCATAAGACACTGTCAGTATTTCCTGTAAACTCCATGTGTGGCAGCCATGCAACTATAGTGAACATCAGTCTTGTCTTTCCAGAGAACTTCTACATCCAGTGTGACGGAATGAAATGGTACTTGAGTAACAACCTAGGACCACTAAGGGAGTCCTCAGTTGTACAACCAAGCTGACGtaactttctgaaaaacagacttCCTCCAGGTATATAAAAGATTAAGATATTCGGAGCAAAAAATCCTCAGATGACCACATGAGCTCATGAACtagtaaagtaaaaaataactgaagattAATGGCTTTGAATTTAGCATCTTCTGGAAGGCCATGTAGTTGACGCCTTTGCTGAGGCTATGGGATTGCACAAAACAACACTTCATATACCTACCATTTTCTATTACTGCATCTTTGCAGGAGGAGAATTCCTAAAGCCTTCAGTTAGACATAGTCTAACTTCGTCAAAGTTCTGTtctctggaaaaaacccccacacaaccacaaaacaaaaatcccacaccccccaaaaaccagcaAACCTTTGATAGAGAATAAAAGAGACATACATACTGTTTCACAAGAAATAGCACTACAGTGTAGCCTACTCAATTCCTGCCTGGAGCGTTCCCTGCTCTCTCCCAGGTCCCATACTCCCAGTGACTGTCAGCCTCCTCCCATCTCCCTTACACCAGCCACTACAGTATGCTCAATTCTCCCATCTTTTCAGGGCCTGGTAGCGATTTTACTAGATATAATCTGCACTTCATCTGCAGCTTCACATGTGCTGACTGAACACCCAACATATTAAATGCAGTTTCATCTGAGCAAACTGCCAACCAGAAAGAATGAACCCTCATTCTCCTTGCCTCTCCTTGTCCCATCTGGGGCATAGAAAGTTTCTTCACTGAATGATGCATTAACATAGTCTTATCTCCTAATCTGATCACTTAGCTTCATGACTTACAGGAATTTACTATCTTTGAGACCTTTGCTTTTTTTATCGTGTCAACCAAATGACTTGACAGGCTCAAAAATTATAAAGCAATAGATGAAGAGAGTATCTgtattaaatcttttttctttaggggaaaaaaaccctctctgaaAAGTGAGGTTATCTTGTCCTAAGAGCTAAAATAACCCCATAAAGGCCAATCTGTAACAGGAAGCTAAATAACTGGTATGCAGTGACAGAACACCtaggaatggctcaaagctgtgccaggggaggttcaggcATTAGGAATCATTTCCTTACTGagaggtggtcaaacactggaagaggcttcctagagcggtggtcgatgccccaagcctgtcagtgttgaaggcATTTGAtcaatgcccttaataatttaACTTTCAGTTAGCCCTGAAGGGGTCAGgcaattggactagatgatcgttgtaggtcccttccaactgaaatagtctcgTCCATTCCATTCCAACACAACTACATCTGCAGctacagagaaggaaacaaaggaGCCACACCATCTTTCACGCTCTCAGTACAGCACATACAAACATCCCAGATGTAGATGCTGCCCCAAAAGGGAGTTCTGGCTAAAAGGCTGTAACCATTAGGTGCACACAAGGAACAGGGTATACACACAGGCAAGTTTTGCAAGAGTTTCCACAGAGCTGGTCTTTGAGAAATTTACTTCATGGCTGAAGGTGGGGAACGACATACAAGCATACATTATTGTCACTTCCCAAGTTAAAACACATTCCAAAACGACCTTCTGGAACTCACTTTCTTTGCATTAAGAACTGAATAATGATGGTTGTGCTTCCACTACAGTGGCTATGTGCCTTCTTCCATACATCTATAAGAATAAAACACCTATCTCAACAgtgctgaattttcatttttagtaattCCTTTGTTGATTGCCTGTCTTCAGATCTGCTTAATGCCCAACATCAATGTTCCGATCTGTTGCCAACACAGAAACTGTTATAAGGATTCTGAGCTCACATGTGAATTTTGAATGATTAATCTTTGTCTAGGTACCCAAAAAACAGTACAAGGATATACTTTTAAATAGCTAGACTAGTATCTTCTGACAGGACACAAGCTCAATATACATATTCTTCCCATCTTAGACGCAGAGTAAATGCCCACTCAGCAATGCATGCCTTTGTTAATACTGCCACCTACAGGAAACCACAGACCATCAGTGTCTTTAGTTACTGCTTAAGAGAGTTGAAATAAAAAGACATCCATTATCACCCAGTTTTTatcttaaaaagattttttcttgaTAGCATTGAGACCAACAGTTGCAGGATTTCTGTATTGTGACAGCAGTCTTGTCTCCGCTCCCGGTCCCACAACTGCCTCTGACCATCTTCCCTGTTCCCAGGAACTGAGGGAGTGAAGGCGGGAGGGGAAGGGTgctgaagaagggggaaaagaccTGCAGAAGAACCTGACTTACTATCTTGACCTGCTTGGTTTTAACCCTCTAAGGAGCCCAGGTTAATAAAAAAcaggaaatacagaaatcaaaGTCTGGTTTATAAGCTTAACCCAGGCAGAAAGAGGGGAGTTGTGTTTGTGATGCCTCATTTAAGAGCAAATATTGCTCACACAGTGTACTTACTATAAAGCCagacagaaatcaaaacaaacaaaacaatgaacaCATTTAGAGATGGGGGATAAGCGGGCAGGGGTTGGAGGAATCAGACTTCATCTCCCTAATGGTAGCAATCATCCGATTTCCTAGCAGTGCacaatttgcttaaaaaaaagccaGCTTTACCCAAAACACCTGTagagctttcttttttcatttgattgAATGACAGTTTTATATATTTGAGCTCAGTATTACTCTCTTCAGAAGTCCTTCTCAGTCTCTTTTGTAAGATCCTTACACTTTAATAGCCTTACTATTTTGGGTCTTTGATTGAGAAATTTTGGTAAGCAATGCCACCAAGGTTCTTTCTCAACATACATACCATAGCATAGACAAGTTCTTAAGGTATTTAATTTCTGGCCACTGTAAACACATACCCCCTCAGACTTGACCTCCACATTTTTCAGCTGTCTGTAGTCTAAAGCTCTGACTTAAAATACTTAGGCATAACAGGATCATGACTTGGCCGGAGTCATTCCTCTCCATTTAACACCACAAAGTTATCTTGTACCAAATAATTTTCACAGAGCTCTCATAAATAAAGGTCCACAAAAGTTCCTCAGCAGTCAGGAAAAGCCAGGAATAACTTCAGCCCCACCATCCATGGGCAGTTGTGGTCTTTTATATTACAAGTCTATCTTCCACTCTTGCTCACATGCCTCAGTTTGTATTTTTCCCCATGTTGCAACTAACCTGTAGCACCTCCCTAACTCTATAACAGAGTGGACTTAACTAACAACCTCCAACCATGTCCAGTTGTCTTCTGTaacaaaaaaacttttcagaTACACCTGTTCCTGCTGTTCCTACCCCATATCATTTCATCAACTCACAGAAATACCACTTCTTCAACTTCTCAAAATTTCAGCATGTTTTCAAGGCCAGACACTCCAAATGTAGCTCATGTAAACTGTTACATCCGCAGAAAAAAACTGAAGACATCTGTGTGTGACCACTGTCAATTACAGCCTTAGAACACAGAATTTCTTCTCCTAAGCCATTCTATTTTAGAGTGCCTACATACTGCTGCTCTCACACTGGTACAGGGCTTGGCTTGAGGAACTTCGTCATGAGAATGAGAACACTTCCTCCTCCTTCATTAAATAATGCAACACAAGAACCACGCTTACCAACTACTACAGACAGGAAATACAATTGACTTTGAATTATTCACAAGTCAAGGCCTCTATGCAGTTGCACTATCGGTACCTATCAGCATCACCTTTAAGGGGCACTGGTAACTCACCATCTATTTGAAAAAGATGCAGTTGAGTGGAACAAGAAATGTAAGAACATAAGAAAACTCAAATTACAATCACAAGTAACTTCAGCAGAGACATTGTCAAGAGCTTTACCAAGtttcatttctttagaaaagtCATTAAATGTCTAGATACATTTTGAATGCTGTTTATATTTAAAGTGGGAAAAAATTGATGCCATAGAATAGTATACCTGATAGACGAACAAGACAAATCCTGAAAAAGAATACTGCCACATAAAAAATTTATCAAAAATAATTCAATAACTTGTTTCCAGCAGTCACCTGTGAAAGCATTCAACTGACTTTGTTTTCATATAGTAAGGATTAGAAAACTCAtgcaggatttttgtttttaaaccaaaacaggtactgctgcttctttttcagtcTCCTTATAGTAAACTACCCCTCACTTAATTTGCACAGTACATTTCTTAATTACTTTGAAGAAGCCTTGCTACTGGACAGCTGTTCTGACCAACTCATCTGCTCCAAAtaaccttctgtccctgtctgtgtactacataaaaaaaataatattttaggtTACCCGATATTGCAAGCCTCAGATATCAGAAGTAGAATTTGACTGGTAGAAAACACATCCACATTTCCTAAGCTCTCAAACAACCACCTAAAATAGGATAATGTAGTATCCCATATTATACAAGAGAtaaaagggagattttttttcaaattatcttAAAACTTTACAATATTATCCTTACAATGTATTTCACCAACTTCTTTACAACAGGCTGTGGAGGAAAAACTAACACTTTTGGAAAAAGTATtctataaaattacattttttttaaaaattaacatgtcACCTTTATTAGTACACTTGACAATTGTGAAAGATTATTAGCAAGGGAAGTTTACAGAGCCATCAACTTCATCGATCTACATTTTCTTTTAGTGGCAAAGACCCTCCAGAATTAAGACTATCACCTCACTAGCATAGATAAATGGTTTACTAAGGCAACCAGTTTTCAGATATCTAGTCTGCAtaagaatatttaattatttatcaaAGGCTGCATATTtcttctcccacccaccccatTTCCTTATGGTTTTCCACTTTTAAAAGTGGATGCTAGCTTCAGGCTTGCAGATTGTGTGTGAAGACAGATTTATTGTTACACATATGTGAGGCAGCTTCATGCATTCCAGTTCAAGAAAAGCAGGCAGTTCTATTCGGCTTCACCTATTCattttttcctcatgtatttCACTTCAAAGTTGCAGCAAGTGAGTGTCCATCCATGTTTTCCTTAAGTACAACTATGTGACGTAACAATTATTCCAGACATGaggtcatttctttttcttccctttacctTTCTTGCCTCCCTCTCCTTGCTGAAGACTTTGATCGTTACTTCCTATTTTTTGGGTTCTTGTTTTCAGTTTGGGAATGGTTTCCGCAGCATACAGCATCACCGATTTACCTAAAAATACAGGCAGAGATCAATGCACACCTTCTATGTTAAGAACGTTTGCATCATTTTCAAAGTCAGAAACTTTAGCCCCACTTTAGATTTCTGTTAAACTAGGTATAAAGCCTAGGAGTCCTGCTTCCTTCCTTCGTACAGCTATAAGTTTGTGAAAAACTCTTCtcaaccttccctccccgccccccaccctcaaatttaaaaaaagcacaggacCAATAAATGTGATAGCAGACTGCAACAGGCACATAACTGGACAATCTCCAAAGCATCTACACCCTTCCTGTTACTCTTTCCCTTCACCTCTTAACGGCCTAAAATACCTCGGACAGAATGACCAGGCAAAAGCTGCAAGCATTTTTAGAGAGGCACTGCTGTCCTCCAGCAGGAATACGGGTTTAGATTGTCTCTTTCTGACCAACAGCACTCTTATGCTAGATTCAGTATTCTTCTTGCTCTTACGATATATACTTCAGATATATATTTGCTTCCCTTTTACACACTGgttcattttcaggaaaaatgcaGAAGACTGTATTACTTGTCATTCAAGATGAACTACTCCTGTTAATTAAAGGGAGCTGCACCTTTGTTAACTTATGACAATGGCCAGCAGAAAGCTCAGCTGAACTCAGTATTGTGTTTTATCGATTTGGCATCCATACTGACACCTAGCTGATGCATGTAACCCTCAGATAAAGGTGGAATTGAGCCATTTTAATACCAAATCCTCTGTTTTAACTGTCAACAAAACAGTAAGCCAGAACTCAATAGCTGCTTTGCTCTACATGGCAATCACACAACGCTCCTCCCAATCCCCTCCAATGCAACCgctgaagaaacagcagaatCAAAGACAACAACATTCTACAAACTCCACTCAATGCTCACAGGCCAACTTGATTTGGTTCACTTCTACAGGCAAAGAGATTGATTTGGTTGACTTACAAAGGCAAAGAGATTTAATGTAAACTTGTAAAATTTGTAATAGTACAACTAATTAAACAACATGGtaacataaaataaacaaagtctttctgttttgttaacTGATAAAGTGCCTAACCCAGGTGCTCTACTCACGTGTTGGAAACTGAGGTAAACATGGGTTGCCATCATCTTGTTTGAGCTGGATTCGTACTCTACCTCTGTACTGAACATCTCTGTTCCACTCTCTAGGAtacatcttatttttctgttatacAAAAGGAGAAACTTACTGTAATCAGTACTggaatattttctgcaaaatttggCAGGCAATTGATCTAAGTCATAGCAGCCTGGAATTCTGAACAGATGTAAACCATAACCATAGCTCTCCAACAGTGTCATCCACCGTTTAGCCACTGCAGTAGTATCCAAAGCTATAGCACAACTTTTTCAGAAGCATTGCTGCAACCAGCTACTGGTACTGAACAACTTAGTGAGCAACCTGCTACAGGGACTGTTCTACTTCCCCACCAGTCTGGACTGCAGTGACACAAGTTTTTGTTTCATCTCCACAGCCACAAACCCTCCTGGACACCTAGAGACAGTAAGTCATAGGTCACAGTCTGAGGACCCCTGCTTTTGGATACTCACAGCCTTCTTTATGATTAAAATGTTACAGGTTTCTTACTGGTATGGGCTATTTCACAGGCTGGTGTGCACTAACAGGAATATATTTGAGCTCTTCTAAAAAAACAAAGTGATTTTGTGCTCAGTTTTGGATACCAGTCACACTCTTAGATAAGGATCTAAATTATTCTTAGAAaatttaacagtattttaaattaataattaccTCAGAAAACAAACTGCTAAAAGTTACTTCTCTAGAAACCCAGACTCATtccctaagaaaaaaataaccaacttAAACTATTTAAAGAGCAAGCAGgtattacactaaaaaaaaaaaaaaaaattaaaaaaattacattctctGCCTAAAACTTAACTCCAAAGGACTCTGAAGATTTCAAGCATCAGAATCCTATTCCTATAGGATGCTCATTCCAAAAGGTAACCACCCTTCattaaaaatatgcctttttaaaagtttaatttgcaGAGTTGCAGCTTGAAAAATTAGCTTTTATTCTGACACACTTCTAAGCATCTAGGATAGTCTTCTCAGAAAGACAGTTAACTAACAGTAATCTTTTTATAAGCTTAAAAGTAGCACTGTCTCAGAGATCTGGGTTTTCCAACACTTACTTCATCATTATGGTCAGCTTCTACTCAAAGCAAGCAAATATCTTGGCTAGTAACAAAAAACTTCTCAATTATAATTTATCCTGTCCATAGGAAAAGTCATAGTGAAAGAAGAACAGACACACATAACaagtttgtggtttttggttttttttttttttgttttgttttttttaaattacctctAAAAGCACATTGAATCCAACGGCTGCACATACATCTTGGATTTCTGTAGATGTAGGATTTTCAACGGCCTGTTAAAACAATGTATTACAGTTAATTACTTTTCAATTATGAACTACCTATAAAGCAACAGTTAGCTGTTTCCCACCCTGTACTCTGTAACTAGAAAAAGCAGTGAGgaaagagagggcacttgaaatAATGACAAATCTACTGCAGAAGTCACCTGTGAGTGCTCCTATGGtctagaaaacataaaaaaaaaaaaagaaaaaagaagaggtaagACATCATTAAAGCAGGAAACAGATGAGAGAATTAATTAGGACAGGGGAGCAAGTAGAAACATTGCTTAGGAAAAGTAACTGAAATGAAATAACATTcattatatttacaaaaaaaccccataagcCATAAATCAGCAACAGCAAACATATAGCAAggactgaaggagaaaagaaTGGAAACTTTCCAGGCACAGGGCAACAGATTCCTCCCATAGAGAGATCTTTGACTGGCAAACTTGCATGGTCAAGAAAGACTTTAAccattatcagaaaaaaacccaaacaaacaactacTAAGCAGTGAGAAAAGCCCTTTTTATATTCCCAGCACTGTTCACTGAAAATGTTACAAAGGAGTGAGATGATCAAAAGCTATTTCTGGACAGATTAAAAGCAAGAACAACTACCAAGGCTATGTGCCAAATGCAATTGTTAAGTTCCATCTTTGAGAGAGGCAAAGGGGACAGGGCATAGAGTACAGGCATATATAGTCAGTCACCAAAGAACAATCATTAGCTAGCTATTCTTTTCTGCATCACTTTCTAATTTGGCAAACTACTTATGTAGGAGGATGAGTGCATTAAATTTCTCATTACTTCACCTGCTTGCCAAAGGTGCTGCTCACATGAAAGTAGACACTTAAACCCAGCGCTCTTCTACCAAATTAGCATGCTGACTCTAGGTTATCTTCAAATACACTATAATTTCCAGTTATCGAGCTACTTGCCATGGGGGATAGGAAAGATCAACAGCTTGAGATTTATTTTCCAACTCTCTACACACTACTGCgtagcaaaacaaaacatcataTTTCCCTGCCACCCACAAAATTACTTTGTCTATAGGTATCCTTCTTCCTTCTGCTATTGTCTTCTTGTTATTCAAATATGCTGGATAAATACAGATGAatctaaaaagagaaaacagtgagTTTCAGTAAGTAATATAAACTCCTTAATTGCTTATGCAGTATTTTcctagtaaaacaaaaaataaatctcacaGCTGTAACACAAAAGTTCCCACAGCAGCTTAGAACAACCATTACTTTTCCCTAGACCAATTAGCAGGCTGTTGCAAAACCCCATTTTAAGTTAACCAGGACACTGCACGACCATTtgtcagaaatatttcttctgcgACACCACTTTTTGGGGCACAGTGTGTACAAAGGATGGTGCTATCTATCTTGATAAGAAGGCTGAAAGAGAATGTTTTGACCCATTTCTTAAACCCCTGAAACCCAGAAAGAAGCATATGTTTccctgaaaagaattaaaaaaagttttcctgaaaAGGCTGTAGTACACCAAGTACACAAGTTCTTAACAGAAGCAAGCAGCGGGTTATTTTTGCTATGGatttgcctcccccccccccgacacacaGAACAACCCAGATTTGGGTAAGTTATAAAGCCTCTGTAAAACTATGCTTAGAAACGGAAACGATTTTTCAGTAGATTTAAACCTGTCAAGCACATACAGGGGGCAAGAGGGGCAAAACCTCAACTGTTCTTCTTattagagaatgaaaaaaaagcaactagCTGAGGCttacaaggagaggctgaagagCACCGATGTTTAATGAGGAGCCATGACAGCGTAAGAAAACAGGGAAGTGGAAAGCGATCAAGTAATTCAGAGCAGGCTAATGTTCAGTTAGCTGGAGACTGACGAGGACCACTGATCCTTACTGCCCCCCCCCGAAAACACTTCTTGCTGCCTGTAAAGCTAGGCTCGGTCGTCCCGACTCTTGCTACTCTTTTTCTCCCAGATATCTTTCCACTGGTATTTTCCCCTCTTAGCTGCAGCCCTCCTCCCGCGCCCACTACGACTTCTGCGAAAAGCGGCAGAGTTCTGCGCAGGAGATTTTCGGTCCCGGTACCGACGCTCCCAGCCACCGACacgctccgccgcccgccccctgcccctgcccctgctcgcCTCAGCCGTTCTGAGCGACGCCACACGCGGACGGAGCGGCAGCGCAGCACAGCTCCGGGCGCCCCCCGAGGGGACACCGCCAAACCTCAGCCCGCACTGCAATACGCCCCCTCCCCGAGGACAACGTCGACCTGGCCGCCGGGAACGCCGGCGGCGGGGACACTTGCCCGCTGCCCTGCACGCGGGGCTGCAAACCCGACCGCCGCCTCCGGGAACCGGCCCTGCTTCACCGCGACGCGGGCTGTCCGACCGAAAGACAGCGTGCCAGCCCGTATCCGATTCAGCGTGCAGCCATCTTACGTGACGTGTTATTGCAACAGACTACCGCACGTACTTGCAAACGCTGTTACAGCTGCAAGCCGGACCCACCTCCCGCCGTCCCGAGCCGACGTGCACCTTGGCCACCCGGCCCGCCAGCCCGGCGCCAGCCACTCGCCATCCCCCCTCAGCCAGACCCAGACccagacccagccccagccccagccctagCCCCTCACGGCCGGCTGCAGCCCTCAGGCGCCGCCGACCGTGTC harbors:
- the SRP19 gene encoding signal recognition particle 19 kDa protein; translated protein: MGRGGGGGGISSRRERPARPVRVGGGGSSGVGVGVMAGATTAASPADKERFICIYPAYLNNKKTIAEGRRIPIDKAVENPTSTEIQDVCAAVGFNVLLEKNKMYPREWNRDVQYRGRVRIQLKQDDGNPCLPQFPTRKSVMLYAAETIPKLKTRTQKIGSNDQSLQQGEGGKKGKGKKKK